From the genome of Fusarium keratoplasticum isolate Fu6.1 chromosome 11, whole genome shotgun sequence, one region includes:
- a CDS encoding Aldedh domain-containing protein: MATTQQQGSSPYSLPFTLQDTGLLHFSSYVNGQFVSAHDNKVFDVLDPGTGKPWATCPDCTSVDVEPAIASCYEAFQRYSKTTPRQRAKLLMKWHEIMLAVKEDLARILVHETGKPLVEARGEIDYALTFVWWFSGEADRGEHGTTMSCAIPGRRALTIKQPVGVAAALVPWNFPIALALRKAAAALAAGCTMVVKTSPETPLTAVTVAHLATRAGFPPGALNVLTTSLENTPAVAEALCLDSRVKKVSFTGSTRVGKLIAGLCAKNLKKTTFELGGNCPFIVFDDANVEQAMEQLMALKWRHAGQACVTSNRLYVQSGIYDGFVEKLISQTKALKLGHGMHEGTTIGALTTPRGLDKAEELYKDAVDKGATAVLGNGKRENGDGYFMAPTILTGMTDKMAMTNEEIFAPVLGVYCFDTEDEVVKRANDTPLGLASYVFTKNVDRLLRMFEGLEAGMIGLNVGNSSSAEAPFGGIKDSGHGKESGKDVAIDEFLISKTGTLSIEEKY; the protein is encoded by the exons ATGGCGACCACACAGCAACAAGGGTCAAGCCCATACTCTCTTCCTTTCACGCTTCAAGACACCGGCCTCCTTCACTTCAGTTCCTATGTCAACGGCCAATTCGTTTCAGCCCATGACAACAAGGTCTTCGATGTCCTCGACCCAGGTACCGGGAAGCCATGGGCAACATGTCCCGACTGCACATCCGTCGACGTCGAGCCTGCCATCGCCTCCTGTTACGAGGCGTTCCAGCGCTACTCCAAGACGACGCCACGCCAGCGGGCGAAGTTGCTGATGAAATGGCACGAGATTATGCTCGCTGTGAAAGAGGATCTCGCTCGTATTCTTGTCCACGAAACCGGCAAGCCACTGGTTGAGGCTCGCGGCGAGATTGACTATGCCTTGACATTTGTCTGGTGGTTCTCTGGTGAGGCCGACCGGGGGGAGCAtgggacgacgatgagctgCGCCATTCCCGGTcgcagggccttgacgatcAAGCAGCCCGTCGGTGTCGCAGCCGCCCTTGTCCCGTGGAACTTTCCCATCGCGCTCGCTCTGCGTAAAGCGGCGGCCGCATTAGCAGCAGGCTGCACAATGGTCGTCAAGACCTCTCCCGAAACGCCCCTCACAGCCGTCACAGTCGCGCATCTCGCTACACGAGCAGGCTTTCCACCAGGTGCACTCAACGTGCTCACGACGAGCCTCGAGAACACACCTGCTGTGGCCGAGGCGCTGTGTCTAGACTCGAGGGTCAAGAAGGTCAGCTTCACGGGCAGCACACGTGTGGGCAAGTTGATCGCAGGCTTGTGCGCAAAGAACCTTAAGAAGACAACGTTTGAGCTCGGCGGAAATTGCCCGTTCATCGTGTTTGATGACGCCAACGTCGAGCAGGCAATGGAGCAGCTTATGGCGCTCAAGTGGCGGCATGCAGGCCAGGCTTGCGTAACGTCTAACCGACTCTATGTGCAGAGTGGTATCTACGATGGCtttgttgagaagctcatTAGCCAGACAAAGGCGTTAAAGCTTGGGCATGGCATGCATGAGGGTACTACTATTGGTGCACTTACAACGCCGAGAGGATTGGACAAGGCAGAAGAGCTGTACAAGGATGCTGTCGACAAGGGCGCTACAGCAGTCCTGGGCAATGGCAAGAGGGAGAATGGGGACGGTTACTTCATGGCACCCACGATTCTCACTGGCATGACTGACAAGATGGCCATGACAAACGAGGAGATTTTTGCGCCTGTTCTGGGCGTCTATTGCTTCGACacggaggatgaggttgtaAAGAGAGCGAACGACACACCTCTTGGGTTGGCGAGCTACGTGTTCACGAAGAACGTTGACAGATTGCTGAGAATGTTTGAGGGCCTGGAGGCTGGCATGATTGGACTG AATGTCGGTAAcagctcctcggccgaggCGCCGTTTGGAGGAATCAAGGACAGTGGGCATGGGAAGGAGAGTGGAAAGGACGTTGCTATCGATGAGTTCCTCATCAGCAAGACTGGGACATTGTCTATTGAAGAGAAGTATTGA
- a CDS encoding Fungal-trans domain-containing protein produces MSSCPSALLTAMACIGALLSDRESDAELSWALGEICSTMITWMGASDATNYGDVSYLNALCLHQIYSLGSGNRQLYQSADRSRGILIGGLRGMGLLKPRSAVSLDERGENIPISEDDQVLTHEWKNWIMRESGRRAAWAAFEYDCSLCTLTSRRGVVDLSELPSLLPCPESIWNATSAQAWFALMSRLGPGSSRPSLSLVLKLALAGEQTPSFLGSWAKRLCSQVMGRLLWDLWQLEVVAMPEYCGLGSIISAHRDTKKSLLKSLNNMVDALAAPSTTSDLISYNIASLLCHYSHLCAANGVLDLVIYIVRNLVSSAPQQHNGIEVARARLKLAFARDPKTARRLCWHATQIVAIANEYLVSAPCEIMRVFMGYIFIIAYSTYGPHRTVLPSEYSHSVRLDLHDHHLSQRRVVVKWIQAGGPASFGSVQDIGSDSCVPAISHDAQEMLQKLKCWGLAGKFTRIFQVLEAKGF; encoded by the exons ATGTCTTCGTGTCCATCTGCCCTCCTGACAGCCATGGCGTGTATTGGTGCACTGCTTTCGGATAGAGAGTCAGATGCTGAGCTGTCCTGGGCCCTGGGCGAGATATGTTCTACTATGATTACCTGGATG GGCGCTTCGGATGCTACAAACTATGGCGATGTTTCATACCTCAATGCTCTCTGCCTCCACCAAATCTACTCTCTAGGTTCAGGCAACAGGCAACTCTATCAGAGTGCAGACAGATCTCGTGGTATCTTGATAGGTGGCCTACGGGGCATGGGCCTGTTGAAGCCTCGTTCTGCTGTCAGCTTGGACGAGAGAGGGGAAAATATTCCCATTTCTGAGGACGATCAAGTTCTTACCCATGAGTGGAAAAATTGGATCATGAGAGAATCAGGGCGTAGGGCAGCCTGGGCAGCATTCGAGTACGATTGCAGCCTTTGTACTCTCACAAGTCGCCGAGGTGTCGTTGACTTGAGCGAGCTGCCTTCTCTTTTGCCGTGCCCCGAGTCCATATGGAACGCTACCTCAGCACAAGCCTGGTTTGCCCTCATGTCTCGCCTAGGGCCCGGTAGCTCGAGGCCAAGTTTATCTTTGGTACTCAAGTTAGCACTAGCCGGAGAACAAACCCCCTCATTCTTGGGGTCCTGGGCGAAGAGGCTTTGTTCACAGGTCATGGGGCGCTTACTGTGGGACCTCTGGCAGCTGGAAGTTGTCGCGATGCCCGAATACTGCGGCCTTGGCTCCATTATAAGCGCACACCGAGATACAAAGAAGTCGCTTCTGAAGAGCTTGAATAATATGGTTGATGCTCTGGCTGCACCTTCGACAACTAGTGACCTGATTAGCTACAA CATCGCGAGCCTCCTTTGTCACTACTCGCATCTCTGTGCCGCGAATggtgtccttgacctcgtaATCTATATCGTGCGCAATCTCGTTTCTTCGGCACCACAGCAACATAACGGAATTGAGGTCGCCCGCGCGCGTCTCAAGTTGGCATTTGCCAGAGATCCCAAGACAGCAAGAAGGCTGTGCTGGCACGCGACTCAGATTGTTGCGATTGCGAATGAGTACCTCGTTTCTGCCCCTTGCGAGATCATGCGAGTCTTCATGGGCTATATCTTCATTATTGCGTACTCGACCTACGGGCCCCATAGAACTGTGTTGCCGAGTGAGTATAGTCATAGTGTCCGGCTCGATCTCCACGATCATCATCTATCTCAAAGAAGAGTCGTGGTGAAATGGATCCAAGCAGGAGGGCCGGCGAGCTTTGGGTCTGTTCAAGATATTGGTTCCGACAGTTGCGTCCCCGCTATCAGTCACGACGCCCAAGAGATGCTACAGAAGTTGAAATGCTGGGGGTTGGCTGGTAAATTCACCAGAATTTTCCAAGTGTTGGAAGCAAAAGGGTTCTAG
- a CDS encoding 3-isopropylmalate dehydrogenase, with amino-acid sequence MTPKTLRILVLPGDHVGPEIMAEALKVLDVIEASRPDLRFERDMDIVGGCSIDKHGTPITDAVLDKAVASDAVLFGSIGGPEWAGADPTPESGLLKLRQKLDAFANLRPCEILVPSLVSASPIKPELIAGTNFIVVRENCGGAYFGVKKEEADVASDLWVYSRSEVERLARVSAAVARILHASTGAEGKPVVWSADKANVLASGRLWRRATTDVFEKQLSDVELKHQLADSLAMLMVKDPKRFNHSVIHTDNTFGDVLSDISGGLTGTLGVLPSASLAGVPGEGSCKGLYEPVHGSAPDISGRDLANPVAEILSLAMMLRYSFLLEKEAAAVEQAVIKVLDAKENGGLEMRTGDLGGSAKCSEVGDAVCQVLKGLLR; translated from the coding sequence ATGACTCCTAAAACTCTtcgcatcctcgtcctccccGGCGACCATGTCGGCCCTGAAATCATGGCCGAGGCCCTCAAAGTCCTCGACGTGATTGAGGCCAGTCGTCCAGACTTGCGCTTCGAGCGCGACATGGACATTGTCGGCGGCTGCAGTATTGACAAGCACGGCACACCCATCACTGACGCTGTCCTCGACAAGGCCGTTGCCAGCGATGCTGTGCTCTTCGGCAGCATCGGCGGCCCAGAGTGGGCGGGCGCTGACCCTACACCTGAGTCGGGACTTCTGAAGTTGCGCCAGAAGCTCGATGCCTTCGCCAACCTAAGGCCATGCGAGATTCTCGTCCCGAGTCTTGTCAGCGCCTCACCAATTAAGCCTGAGCTTATTGCAGGCACCAATTTCATTGTGGTGAGGGAAAACTGCGGCGGTGCGTACTTTGGcgtgaagaaggaggaggcagacGTTGCATCTGACCTGTGGGTGTACTCGCGGTCAGAGGTTGAGAGGTTGGCGCGAGTGAGCGCTGCTGTCGCCAGAATTCTGCATGCTAGCACCGGCGCCGAGGGCAAGCCGGTTGTCTGGagcgccgacaaggccaatgTCCTTGCGAGCGGGCGACTTTGGCGTCGTGCGACAACAGATGTCTTCGAAAAGCAGCTATCCGACGTGGAGCTGAAGCATCAGCTCGCTGACAGTCtggccatgttgatggtcaaggaccccaagcGCTTCAACCACAGCGTCATTCACACGGACAACACCTTCGGCGACGTCCTCTCTGACATCTCAGGTGGTCTCACAGGCACATTAGGCGTCCTGCCCAGCGCCAGTCTCGCCGGTGTTCCTGGAGAGGGCTCATGTAAGGGCCTATACGAGCCAGTCCACGGTAGCGCGCCGGACATCTCGGGCAGGGATCTCGCGAACCCTGTCGCCGAGATTCTGAGCCTAGCTATGATGCTACGGTACTCGTTCCTACTGGAGAAAGAGGCCGCTGCTGTGGAGCAGGCTGTCATCAAAGTGCTCGACGCGAAGGAGAATGGCGGATTAGAGATGAGAACTGGAGATCTGGGGGGTAGTGCAAAGTGCAGCGAGGTTGGGGATGCAGTTTGTCAAGTGCTGAAGGGGTTATTGAGGTGA
- a CDS encoding MFS domain-containing protein produces MAKHTTAYNRLVTVAVAFGSLTYGYCSSVIGSTIGQPGWYSFFDLPKQGEAGYSTKTTQAISTANGIYSAGGAIGTLFIMWAATALGRKRSIQIGGAFALVGGALQGGAANLGMFQAGRILAGIGIGILVTVCPMYMSELAPHDKRGWLVGHHAIFLVFGYMLSGWLGYACYFATSRMPDFAWRFPLCMQCLAPLVLLVASVWIPESPRWLLQRGRVEDAWAVVRNLRKSPEDPDDLVAREEIYQIKEQIALDAAKLDALGCGPWMAVIKKKSYRKRMVIGFLTQWGAEFAGPLIINNYSVILYTNLGQTGSMPLLLSALWLTTAGIIYNPLGAWLHDKVNSRRWMFMAGLFGCLITTSGLAACIADFAGTSNKAGNAAGVFFVFLYLAFQGTLCDTTMYIYVAEIFPTEIRPIGMGFSLFGQFTSTIILLQTAPIGFVHVGWKYYLVIIVWCIFFIPIVYLYFPETAKLSLEEISARFGDDVAVHVNDVPDEQRKDLDEFLGKLDVAHMESSGKESKAGA; encoded by the exons ATGGCTAAGCACACAACCGCTTACAACAGGCTGGTCACAGTTGCTGTTGCATTTGGCTCACTT ACATATGGCTACTGCTCTTCAGTCATCGGGAGCACGATCGGACAACCAGGATGGTACAGTTTCTTTGACCTGCCTAAGCAGGGCGAGGCGGGCTACAGTACCAAGACTACCCAAGCCATCTCGACCGCAAACGGAATCTACAGCGCAGGCGGCGCAATTGGCACACTCTTCATCATGTGGGCTGCGACTGCCCTTGGAAGGAAGAGGTCTATTCAGATTGGAggggcctttgccttggtgGGAGGAGCCCTGCAGGGTGGTGCAGCCAACTTGGG GATGTTTCAAGCAGGACGCATCTTGGCAGGCATCGGTAtcggcatcctcgtcacGGTCTGCCCTATGTACATGAGCGAGCTCGCACCACACGATAAACGAGGGTGGCTTGTGGGCCACCACGCCATCTTTCTTGTCTTCGGCTACATGCTCTCAGGCTGGCTTGGGTACGCCTGCTACTTCGCCACATCACGCATGCCAGACTTTGCTTGGCGATTTCCATTGTGTATGCAGTGCCTCGCCCCCCTCGTTCTGTTGGTGGCCTCTGTCTGGATACCTGAGTCTCCACGCTGGCTCTTGCAGAGGGGTCGAGTCGAAGATGCGTGGGCGGTTGTACGTAACTTGCGAAAGTCCCCAGAGGATCCCGACGACTTGGTGGCTCGAGAAGAGATCTATCAGATTAAGGAGCAGATTGCCCTGGACGCCGCAAAGCTCGATGCGCTGGGTTGCGGGCCTTGGATGGCTGtgatcaagaagaagagctaCCGCAAACGCATGGTGATAGGCTTCCTCACTCAATGGGGTGCCGAATTTGCTGGCCCTCTCATTATT AACAATTACTCCGTCATTCTTTATACGAACCTTGGTCAAACTGGGTCTATGCCTCTCCTACTCTCTGCCCTCTGGCTTACCACCGCCGGCATCATCTATAACCCGCTGGGCGCCTGGCTTcacgacaaggtcaactcACGTCGGTGGATGTTCATGGCAGGCCTCTTTGGCTGTCTGATTACCACAAGCGGCCTTGCTGCCTGTATCGCTGATTTTGCCGGAACCTCGAATAAGGCGGGTAATGCGGCTGGggtcttcttcgtctttctCTACCTAGCATTCCAGGG AACCCTTTGCGATACAACCATGTACATCTACGTGGCAGAAATCTTTCCCACAGAGATCCGCCCAATCGGTATGGGATTCTCCCTCTTTGGCCAATTCACTAGCACCATCATTCTGCTCCAGACAGCCCCCATCGGGTTTGTCCATGTTGGTTGGAAATACTACCTGGTAATTATTGTTTGGTGTATTTTCTTTATCCCCATCGTTTACTTGTATTTTCCCGAGACCGCCAAGTTGTCTCTGGAGGAGATTTCAGCCCGATTCGGCGATGATGTCGCTGTCCACGTCAACGACGTTCCGGATGAGCAACGTAAGGACCTTGATGAGTTTCTCGGTAAGTTGGACGTTGCCCATATGGAGAGTTCTGGAAAAGAGAGCAAAGCCGGGGCCTAA